A section of the Pseudomonas prosekii genome encodes:
- the xylB gene encoding xylulokinase, protein MANQQLFLGIDCGTQGTKAIILDAVNGQVLGLGAAAHTLISGANGRREQDTSQWLEAFALATRRALLAANVDGQKILGVGVSGQQHGLVLLDGEGQVLRPAKLWCDTESTPENDRLLANLGGESGSLERLGVVIAPGYTVSKLLWTKEQHPDIFARIAQILLPHDYLNYWLTGRSCSEYGDASGTGYFNVRTRQWDLQILREIDPSGRLEAALPELIDAHQPVGAILPGIAAQLGINPHALVASGGGDNMMGAIGTGNIQPGAITMSLGSSGTVYAYSEQPTVSPDASVATFCSSSGGWLPLICTMNLTNATGVIRELFELDIERFNERVEQAPIGADGVCMLPFLNGERVPALPHATGSLLGLTMTNLTEANLCRAAVEGTTFGLRYGLDLLRQNGLQSRSICLIGGGSKSPVWRQIVADIMNTPVICTEQSEAAALGASIQAAWCHASANGDASRLAELCERCVKLDPASETLPIAANVAAAQQAYERYQQHVATL, encoded by the coding sequence ATGGCAAACCAACAACTATTCCTCGGCATCGACTGCGGCACTCAAGGCACCAAAGCGATCATCCTCGACGCCGTCAACGGTCAGGTGCTGGGCCTCGGCGCGGCAGCGCACACGCTGATCAGCGGCGCCAACGGTCGGCGCGAGCAAGACACCAGCCAATGGCTGGAAGCCTTCGCCCTCGCCACCCGCCGCGCCCTGCTCGCGGCCAATGTCGATGGCCAGAAGATCCTCGGCGTCGGCGTTTCCGGGCAGCAACACGGCCTGGTCCTGCTCGACGGCGAAGGCCAGGTCTTGCGCCCGGCCAAGCTCTGGTGTGACACCGAGTCAACGCCGGAAAACGATCGGCTGCTGGCCAATCTCGGCGGTGAATCAGGTTCGCTCGAACGCCTCGGCGTGGTCATCGCGCCCGGTTACACGGTGTCGAAACTGCTCTGGACCAAAGAACAACACCCGGACATTTTCGCCCGTATCGCGCAGATTCTGCTGCCGCACGATTACCTCAACTATTGGCTGACTGGCCGCAGTTGCAGCGAATACGGCGACGCCTCGGGCACCGGTTATTTCAACGTGCGCACGCGCCAATGGGACTTGCAGATATTGCGCGAGATCGACCCCAGCGGTCGCCTGGAGGCGGCGCTGCCGGAGTTGATCGACGCCCACCAGCCGGTCGGCGCGATCCTGCCGGGTATCGCCGCACAACTCGGGATCAACCCGCACGCACTGGTCGCCAGCGGCGGCGGCGACAACATGATGGGCGCAATCGGCACCGGCAATATTCAGCCCGGCGCGATCACCATGAGCCTCGGCTCCTCCGGCACCGTTTATGCCTATTCCGAACAGCCAACAGTCAGCCCGGACGCCTCGGTCGCGACGTTCTGTTCCTCCAGCGGCGGCTGGTTGCCGTTGATCTGCACGATGAACCTGACCAATGCCACTGGGGTGATTCGCGAGTTGTTCGAATTGGACATCGAGCGCTTCAACGAACGAGTTGAACAGGCGCCGATTGGCGCGGACGGCGTGTGCATGTTGCCGTTCCTCAATGGCGAACGCGTGCCCGCCCTGCCCCACGCCACCGGCAGCCTGCTGGGGCTGACCATGACCAACCTGACCGAAGCCAATTTGTGTCGCGCGGCGGTCGAAGGCACGACTTTCGGATTGCGTTACGGGCTGGACCTGCTACGCCAAAATGGCTTACAAAGCCGCAGCATTTGTTTGATCGGCGGCGGCTCCAAGAGCCCGGTGTGGCGGCAGATCGTCGCCGACATCATGAACACCCCGGTGATCTGCACCGAACAAAGCGAAGCGGCGGCCCTCGGCGCGTCGATTCAAGCGGCGTGGTGCCACGCTTCGGCAAACGGCGACGCAAGCAGGCTGGCCGAACTGTGCGAACGCTGCGTGAAACTCGACCCGGCCAGCGAAACCCTGCCGATTGCCGCCAACGTTGCGGCGGCGCAGCAGGCCTACGAACGCTATCAACAGCATGTCGCAACCCTTTAA
- a CDS encoding mannitol dehydrogenase family protein, translating into MKLNKHNLNRLAAEVALPAYALGDTRQGIAHIGVGGFHRAHQAYYTDALMNTGEGLDWAICGVGLRAEDRRARDDLKEQDYLFTLFELGDSDDTEVRVIGAIRDMLLAEDGAEALIDKLADPQIRIVSLTITEGGYCIDDSNGDFMAHLPQIQHDLAHPDAPKTVFGFLCAALAKRRAAGTPAFTLMSCDNLPHNGAVTRKALLAFAALRDGDLRDWIEQNVSFPNAMVDRITPMTSTEHKLQLHDKHAIDDAWPVVCEPFVQWVLEDKFVNGRPAWEKVGVQFTDDVTPYEEMKIKLLNGSHLALTYLGFLKGYRFVHETMNDPLFVRYMRAYMDLDVTPQLAPVPGIDLTEYKNTLVARFSNQAIADQLERVCSDGSSKFPKFTVPTVNRLIADGQETKRAALVVAAWALYLKGVDENGVTYSIPDPRATFCQALVADDALITQRLLAVEEIFGTAIANSPEFVAAFEWCCNSLREVGVTQTLERVLAE; encoded by the coding sequence ATGAAACTCAATAAACACAATCTCAACCGCCTCGCTGCCGAAGTGGCGCTGCCCGCCTACGCGCTGGGCGACACGCGCCAAGGCATTGCGCACATCGGCGTCGGCGGTTTCCACCGCGCGCATCAGGCGTATTACACCGATGCACTGATGAACACCGGCGAAGGCCTCGACTGGGCGATTTGCGGCGTCGGCCTGCGCGCCGAAGACCGCCGCGCTCGCGACGATCTTAAAGAGCAGGATTACCTGTTCACCCTGTTCGAGCTCGGCGACAGCGATGACACCGAAGTACGGGTGATCGGCGCCATTCGCGACATGTTGCTCGCCGAGGACGGCGCCGAAGCCTTGATCGACAAACTCGCCGATCCGCAGATTCGCATCGTCTCGCTGACCATTACCGAGGGCGGCTATTGCATCGATGACAGCAACGGCGACTTCATGGCGCACTTGCCGCAAATCCAGCACGATCTGGCGCACCCGGACGCGCCGAAAACCGTGTTCGGTTTCCTCTGCGCCGCGCTGGCCAAACGCCGCGCCGCCGGCACGCCCGCGTTCACCTTGATGTCGTGCGATAACCTGCCGCACAACGGCGCCGTCACCCGCAAGGCACTGCTGGCGTTCGCCGCCCTGCGCGATGGCGATCTGCGTGACTGGATCGAGCAAAACGTCAGTTTCCCCAACGCGATGGTCGACCGCATCACGCCGATGACCAGCACCGAACACAAGCTGCAATTGCACGACAAACACGCGATCGACGACGCTTGGCCGGTGGTGTGCGAGCCGTTTGTGCAATGGGTGCTCGAAGACAAATTCGTCAACGGCCGCCCGGCGTGGGAGAAGGTCGGCGTGCAGTTCACCGACGACGTCACGCCTTATGAAGAGATGAAAATCAAACTGCTCAACGGCAGTCATTTGGCCCTGACGTATCTGGGTTTTCTCAAGGGTTACCGCTTCGTCCACGAAACCATGAACGACCCGCTGTTCGTGCGCTACATGCGCGCTTACATGGATCTCGACGTCACGCCGCAACTGGCGCCGGTGCCGGGCATTGACCTGACCGAGTACAAAAACACTCTGGTGGCGCGGTTTTCCAATCAGGCGATTGCCGATCAACTGGAGCGCGTGTGTTCGGACGGCTCGTCGAAGTTTCCGAAATTCACCGTGCCGACGGTCAATCGTTTGATCGCCGATGGCCAGGAAACCAAGCGTGCGGCGTTGGTGGTTGCGGCTTGGGCGCTGTATTTGAAAGGTGTCGATGAGAACGGCGTGACCTATTCGATTCCTGATCCACGGGCGACGTTTTGTCAGGCACTGGTCGCTGATGATGCGTTGATCACCCAGCGCTTGCTGGCGGTCGAAGAGATTTTCGGCACGGCGATCGCCAATTCACCGGAGTTTGTCGCGGCGTTTGAATGGTGTTGTAACAGCTTGCGCGAGGTCGGTGTGACGCAGACGTTGGAACGAGTGCTGGCCGAATGA
- a CDS encoding ABC transporter ATP-binding protein, whose amino-acid sequence MANLKIKNLQKGFEGFSIIKGIDLEVNDKEFVVFVGPSGCGKSTLLRLIAGLEEVSGGTIELDGRDITEVSPAKRDLAMVFQTYALYPHMTVKKNMSFALDLAGVPKAEVEKKVGEAARILELGPMLERKPKQLSGGQRQRVAIGRAIVRNPKIFLFDEPLSNLDAALRVQMRLELLRLHKELQATMIYVTHDQVEAMTMADKVVVLNGGKVEQVGSPLDLYHQPANLFVAGFLGTPKMGFLKGKVIRVESQNVEVLLDAGTRITLPLSGASLSVGGAVTLGIRPEHLNLAQTGDCTLQVTADVSERLGSDTFCHVVTSCGEALTMRVRGDLASRYGETLSLHLDAEHCHLFDADGVALTRPLRAAA is encoded by the coding sequence ATGGCCAACCTGAAAATCAAGAATCTGCAAAAAGGCTTCGAAGGTTTTTCCATCATCAAGGGCATCGACCTCGAAGTGAACGATAAGGAATTCGTGGTGTTCGTCGGTCCGTCGGGCTGTGGCAAATCCACACTGCTGCGCCTGATCGCCGGCCTCGAAGAAGTCAGCGGCGGCACTATCGAACTCGATGGCCGCGACATCACCGAGGTCAGCCCGGCCAAGCGCGACCTGGCGATGGTGTTCCAGACCTACGCCCTGTATCCGCACATGACCGTGAAAAAGAACATGTCGTTCGCCCTCGATCTGGCCGGCGTACCGAAAGCCGAAGTCGAGAAGAAAGTCGGTGAAGCGGCGCGCATCCTCGAACTCGGGCCGATGCTGGAGCGCAAACCGAAACAACTGTCGGGCGGCCAGCGCCAGCGCGTGGCGATTGGCCGGGCGATTGTGCGCAACCCGAAAATCTTCCTGTTCGACGAACCACTGTCCAACCTCGACGCCGCCCTGCGCGTGCAAATGCGTCTGGAACTGCTGCGCCTGCATAAAGAACTGCAAGCGACGATGATTTACGTGACCCACGATCAGGTCGAAGCCATGACCATGGCCGACAAAGTGGTGGTGCTCAATGGCGGCAAAGTCGAGCAAGTCGGCTCGCCGCTGGACCTCTATCACCAACCGGCCAACCTGTTTGTCGCCGGTTTCCTTGGCACGCCGAAAATGGGCTTCCTCAAGGGCAAAGTCATCCGCGTCGAAAGCCAGAACGTCGAAGTGCTGCTCGACGCCGGCACCCGCATCACTCTGCCATTGAGCGGCGCCAGCCTGAGCGTCGGCGGCGCGGTAACGCTGGGGATTCGCCCGGAACACTTGAACCTTGCGCAAACCGGCGACTGCACCCTGCAAGTCACGGCCGACGTCAGCGAACGACTGGGCAGCGACACTTTCTGCCACGTCGTCACCTCGTGCGGCGAAGCGTTGACCATGCGCGTGCGCGGCGACCTCGCCAGCCGCTACGGCGAAACCCTGAGCCTGCACCTGGACGCCGAACACTGCCATTTATTCGATGCCGACGGCGTGGCGCTGACCCGCCCGCTGCGCGCAGCAGCCTGA
- a CDS encoding carbohydrate ABC transporter permease, producing MTLQQSRRLQSLLLGTLAWAIAILIFFPIFWMVLTSFKTEIDAFATPPQFIFTPTLENYLHINERSDYFSFAWNSVVISFSATALCLLIAVPAAYSMAFYETKRTKGTLLWMLSTKMLPPVGVLMPIYLLAKSFGLLDTRIALIVIYTLINLPIVVWMIYTYFKDIPKDILEAARLDGATLWQEMVRVLLPIAKGGLASTVLLSLILCWNEAFWSLNLTSSKAAPLTALIASYSSPEGLFWAKLSAVSTLACAPILIFGWISQKQLVRGLSFGAVK from the coding sequence ATGACTCTTCAACAATCCCGCCGCCTGCAAAGCCTGCTGCTCGGCACCCTGGCCTGGGCCATCGCGATCCTGATCTTCTTCCCGATCTTCTGGATGGTGCTGACCAGTTTCAAAACCGAAATCGACGCCTTCGCCACGCCGCCGCAGTTCATCTTCACGCCGACGCTGGAAAACTACCTGCACATCAACGAGCGCAGCGACTACTTCAGTTTCGCCTGGAACTCGGTGGTGATTTCCTTCAGCGCCACGGCGCTTTGCCTGCTGATCGCGGTGCCGGCGGCCTACTCGATGGCGTTCTACGAAACCAAACGCACCAAAGGCACGCTGCTGTGGATGCTCTCCACCAAAATGCTGCCGCCGGTGGGCGTGCTGATGCCGATCTACCTGCTGGCCAAAAGCTTCGGCCTGCTCGATACGCGGATTGCGCTGATCGTGATCTACACGCTGATCAACCTGCCGATTGTGGTCTGGATGATTTACACCTACTTCAAAGACATCCCCAAAGACATTCTCGAAGCCGCGCGCCTCGACGGCGCTACGTTGTGGCAGGAAATGGTTCGGGTATTGCTGCCAATCGCCAAGGGTGGCCTGGCTTCCACGGTGCTGCTGTCGCTGATCCTGTGCTGGAACGAGGCGTTCTGGTCACTCAACCTGACCTCGTCGAAAGCCGCGCCGCTGACCGCATTGATCGCCTCGTATTCAAGCCCCGAAGGCCTGTTCTGGGCCAAGTTGTCAGCGGTCTCGACCCTGGCCTGCGCGCCGATTCTGATCTTCGGCTGGATCAGCCAGAAACAACTGGTCCGGGGCCTGTCGTTTGGTGCCGTGAAATAA
- a CDS encoding carbohydrate ABC transporter permease, producing the protein MDIPQPVRKSRLANPGWFLVSPSVALLLLWMIVPLGMTVYFSMIRYNLLYPGENEFVGLENFTYFLTDSGFLPGASNTLLLVGSVLLISVVFGVLISALLEASEFLGRGIVRVMLISPFFIMPTVGALIWKNLIFHPVSGILAYVWKLFGAQPVDWLAHYPLLSIIIIVSWQWLPFAILILMTAMQSLDQEQKEAARLDGAGPVAIFWHLTLPHLARPIAVVVMIETIFLLSVFAEIFTTTNGGPGYASTNLAYLIYNQALVQFDVGMASAGGLIAVVIANVAAIVLVRMIGKKLTDKA; encoded by the coding sequence ATGGACATTCCCCAACCGGTGCGTAAAAGCCGGCTGGCCAATCCCGGCTGGTTTCTGGTCAGTCCTTCAGTGGCCCTGTTGCTGCTGTGGATGATCGTGCCACTGGGCATGACCGTGTACTTCTCGATGATCCGCTACAACCTGCTCTACCCCGGTGAAAACGAGTTCGTCGGGCTGGAAAACTTCACCTACTTCCTCACCGATTCGGGTTTCCTGCCCGGCGCCAGCAATACCTTGCTGCTGGTCGGCAGCGTGTTGCTGATCAGCGTGGTGTTTGGCGTGTTGATCAGTGCGTTGCTGGAGGCCAGCGAGTTTCTCGGGCGCGGCATCGTCCGGGTCATGCTGATTTCGCCGTTCTTCATCATGCCCACCGTCGGCGCGCTGATCTGGAAGAACCTGATTTTTCATCCGGTCTCGGGGATTCTCGCCTACGTCTGGAAACTCTTCGGCGCGCAACCGGTGGACTGGCTGGCGCATTACCCGCTGCTGTCGATCATCATCATTGTGTCCTGGCAATGGCTGCCCTTCGCGATCCTGATCCTGATGACCGCCATGCAGTCTCTCGACCAGGAACAGAAAGAAGCCGCGCGCCTCGACGGTGCCGGCCCGGTCGCGATCTTCTGGCACCTGACCCTGCCGCACCTGGCGCGGCCGATTGCGGTGGTGGTGATGATCGAAACGATCTTCCTGCTCTCGGTGTTTGCCGAAATCTTCACCACCACCAATGGTGGCCCCGGCTATGCCTCGACCAACCTCGCCTACCTGATCTACAACCAGGCGCTGGTGCAGTTCGATGTCGGCATGGCGTCCGCTGGCGGCTTGATCGCGGTGGTGATTGCCAACGTCGCGGCCATCGTGCTGGTCAGGATGATCGGCAAAAAACTGACAGACAAAGCCTGA
- a CDS encoding ABC transporter substrate-binding protein, producing the protein MQPSVKALLALTCMTLSSVSLGAQTLTIATVNNSDMIRMQKLSKTFEAAHPDIKLNWVVLEENVLRQRLTTDIATQGGQFDVLTIGMYEAALWGAKGWLEPMKDLPADYALDDVFPSVREGLSVKGSLYALPFYAESSITYYRTDLFKDAGLTMPEHPTWTQISEFASKLTNKDEEQYGICLRGKAGWGENMALITTVANAYGARWFDEQWKPEFTGPEWKNALNFYVKTMKDSGPPGASSNGFNENLALFNSGKCAIWVDASVAGSFVTDKSQSKVSEHVGFTYAPHETTDKGSAWLYSWALAIPTSSKAKDAAKTFSAWATSKEYGALVAEKDGIANVPPGTRASTYSEAYMSAAPFAKVTLESLKVADPSKPSAKPVPYIGIQLVTIPEFQAVGTQVGKLFSAALIGQTTVDQALTAAQQTTEREMKRAGYPK; encoded by the coding sequence ATGCAACCTTCTGTAAAAGCTCTGCTTGCCCTCACCTGCATGACCCTCAGCAGCGTCAGCCTCGGCGCTCAGACCCTGACCATCGCCACCGTCAACAACAGCGACATGATCCGCATGCAAAAGCTCTCGAAAACCTTCGAGGCAGCACATCCGGATATCAAACTGAATTGGGTGGTGCTCGAAGAAAACGTCCTGCGCCAGCGCCTGACCACCGACATCGCCACACAGGGCGGCCAGTTCGACGTGTTGACGATTGGCATGTACGAAGCTGCACTCTGGGGCGCCAAGGGTTGGCTGGAACCAATGAAGGATTTGCCGGCCGATTACGCGCTCGACGATGTATTCCCGTCGGTGCGTGAAGGTCTGTCGGTCAAGGGCTCGCTGTACGCCTTGCCGTTCTACGCCGAAAGCTCGATCACCTATTACCGCACCGACCTGTTCAAGGACGCCGGGCTGACCATGCCGGAGCATCCGACCTGGACGCAAATCAGCGAGTTTGCCAGCAAACTCACGAACAAGGACGAAGAACAGTACGGCATCTGCCTGCGCGGCAAGGCCGGTTGGGGCGAAAACATGGCGTTGATCACCACCGTCGCCAACGCCTACGGCGCGCGCTGGTTCGATGAGCAATGGAAACCGGAATTCACCGGTCCGGAATGGAAAAACGCGCTGAACTTCTACGTCAAAACCATGAAGGATTCCGGCCCTCCAGGCGCATCCAGCAACGGCTTCAACGAAAACCTCGCGCTGTTCAACAGCGGCAAATGCGCGATCTGGGTCGACGCCAGCGTCGCCGGCTCGTTTGTCACCGACAAGAGCCAAAGCAAGGTCAGCGAGCACGTCGGCTTCACCTATGCGCCGCATGAAACCACCGACAAAGGCTCAGCCTGGTTGTATTCCTGGGCACTGGCGATCCCGACCAGTTCCAAAGCCAAGGACGCCGCGAAGACCTTCAGCGCCTGGGCCACTTCCAAGGAATACGGCGCGCTGGTTGCCGAGAAAGACGGGATTGCCAACGTGCCGCCAGGCACGCGCGCCTCGACCTACAGCGAGGCTTACATGAGCGCCGCACCGTTTGCCAAAGTCACGCTGGAATCGCTGAAAGTGGCCGATCCGAGCAAACCGAGCGCGAAACCTGTGCCATACATCGGCATTCAATTGGTGACCATTCCTGAGTTCCAAGCCGTCGGCACGCAGGTCGGCAAGTTGTTCTCGGCAGCGTTGATCGGCCAGACCACGGTCGATCAGGCCCTGACCGCGGCCCAGCAAACTACCGAACGTGAGATGAAGCGCGCCGGTTACCCCAAGTAA
- a CDS encoding AraC family transcriptional regulator produces the protein MSRATRITDPSYELMDDHNGLSIIYRQHGFPCPLVRWHFHKEYELHLIVASSGKVFIGDYIGNFYPESLFLTGPNLPHNWISQVAEDEVVPKRDMLVNFTDELFDSGHLVFAELKTLAPLLERAQYGIEFRCKRTIRQAMTLMQRIADTQGVTRLGHFFILLELLAASDDYQLLSGATTPQLADEHSVDRTNRAVDYIFAHYARELPLEEVAEHLGMKPTYFSRVFKQATGRCFIEFVNRLRISKSCELLADGDKPVTDVCFESGFNNISNFNRRFQQLKGMTPSHYRRLAVQRLTEQNLG, from the coding sequence ATGAGCCGAGCTACCCGCATCACTGACCCCTCCTATGAGTTGATGGACGACCACAACGGGTTGTCCATCATCTATCGCCAGCATGGCTTTCCGTGCCCGCTGGTGCGCTGGCATTTTCACAAGGAATACGAACTGCACCTGATCGTCGCGAGTTCCGGCAAGGTGTTCATTGGCGACTACATCGGCAATTTTTATCCGGAATCGCTGTTCCTCACGGGCCCAAACCTGCCGCACAACTGGATCAGCCAGGTCGCCGAAGACGAAGTGGTGCCCAAGCGCGACATGCTGGTCAACTTTACTGATGAGCTGTTCGACAGCGGCCATTTGGTGTTCGCCGAACTAAAGACCCTGGCACCGCTGCTTGAGCGTGCGCAGTACGGCATCGAGTTTCGCTGCAAACGTACGATTCGCCAGGCAATGACGCTGATGCAACGCATCGCTGATACCCAAGGCGTCACGCGCCTCGGGCACTTTTTCATTCTGCTGGAGTTGCTTGCGGCCTCGGATGACTACCAATTGTTGTCCGGCGCCACCACGCCGCAGTTGGCCGACGAGCACAGCGTCGACCGCACCAACCGCGCGGTGGATTACATTTTTGCCCACTACGCCCGGGAGTTGCCGCTGGAAGAAGTGGCGGAACATTTGGGCATGAAACCGACCTATTTCAGCCGCGTGTTCAAACAAGCTACTGGCCGCTGTTTTATCGAATTCGTCAATCGGTTGCGCATCAGCAAGTCCTGCGAGCTGCTCGCCGATGGCGATAAACCGGTGACGGACGTGTGTTTCGAGTCCGGGTTCAACAATATCTCCAATTTCAATCGGCGGTTTCAGCAGCTCAAAGGCATGACACCGTCGCATTACCGGCGGTTGGCGGTGCAGCGCCTGACCGAACAAAACCTCGGTTAG
- a CDS encoding PI-PLC domain-containing protein: MPFTPTANVDTQCWMNKVLDIDRLKLTDLIWPGVHNAGMDKKAPNYEVIVGNWTTCQNDSFAWQLAKGARAFDLRLGYTPASPAGTFYFHHNGHQSHRVLDELLDAVNNFLERNPDEFIVLDFHQLRDGDQPFDFKQFNDLVKLRLGARTIAPDDDEKTIGELKAASSKKRVVLASRYSVDLDLDYFWSSVPHRWSGSRLTNVAELRQHIVTTLDTPRFGSYLWSLTATSYSFLGGPVDIKEHINDWFHSSRDWVTQCSIISTDFFDESEIVGYCWVANSMKAVSLQA, translated from the coding sequence ATGCCATTTACCCCTACCGCCAATGTCGACACGCAATGCTGGATGAACAAAGTCCTCGACATTGACCGCTTGAAATTGACCGACCTGATCTGGCCCGGCGTGCACAACGCCGGCATGGACAAAAAAGCCCCGAATTACGAAGTGATCGTTGGAAACTGGACCACCTGCCAGAACGATTCATTTGCCTGGCAACTGGCCAAAGGTGCCCGAGCCTTCGATTTGCGCCTGGGCTACACGCCCGCCTCGCCCGCCGGCACATTTTACTTTCACCACAACGGTCACCAATCGCATCGCGTACTGGATGAACTGCTGGATGCGGTCAACAACTTTCTGGAGCGTAATCCGGATGAATTCATCGTTCTGGATTTCCACCAGCTACGCGACGGCGACCAGCCCTTCGATTTCAAGCAGTTCAACGACCTGGTGAAACTGCGCTTGGGCGCACGCACCATTGCGCCTGACGATGACGAGAAAACCATTGGCGAGCTCAAGGCTGCGAGCAGCAAGAAACGCGTGGTGCTTGCCTCTCGCTACTCGGTGGATCTGGATCTGGATTACTTCTGGAGCAGCGTTCCCCACCGCTGGAGCGGGTCCCGGCTGACCAATGTGGCCGAGCTGCGCCAGCATATCGTCACCACTCTCGACACTCCGCGATTTGGCTCATACCTGTGGTCATTAACCGCCACCAGCTACTCATTTCTCGGCGGTCCGGTAGATATCAAGGAGCACATCAATGACTGGTTCCATTCGTCGCGGGACTGGGTCACCCAATGCAGCATCATCAGCACCGACTTTTTTGACGAATCGGAAATCGTCGGGTACTGCTGGGTCGCCAACAGCATGAAGGCTGTCAGCCTGCAGGCTTGA
- a CDS encoding glycosyltransferase translates to MLPPSATKVLVIGYVWPEPRSSAASGHVMQILDTFVQQGWDITFSSPAGVGEHKADLAALGIRECAIELNNSSFDTFIRELAPDIVLFDQFMMEEQFGWRVEKHCPDALRVLETSDLQSLRHARHQRLKDRLKTSADENDFSDLFAPALREEFELMAGTDLAKREIAALYRCDLSLMISPVEIELLVEQFKMPRELLHWCPLMPAMPTTAHPAFEARTHFLSIGNFRHAPNWDAVLWMKTTVWPLIRQQLPGAQLHLYGAYTPPKATALHNPAQGFHVMNWAEDALQVMSAARVCLAPLRFGAGIKGKIVDAMLCGTPTVTTPIGAEGMSDGLLPWPGVIGESAEAIAAAAVALYQDQVLWTEAQQHGDQLLAAQYRQSVHGPALIERLQACRRDLAARRRDNFTGAMLRHHAHKSTQYMSQWIEAKTRHSASDVSESRG, encoded by the coding sequence ATGCTCCCGCCGTCCGCCACCAAAGTCCTGGTCATTGGTTATGTCTGGCCCGAACCCCGTTCTTCGGCGGCCAGCGGGCATGTCATGCAGATTCTCGATACATTTGTGCAACAGGGTTGGGACATCACGTTCAGCAGCCCGGCGGGCGTTGGCGAGCACAAGGCTGACCTCGCGGCGCTGGGTATTCGTGAATGCGCAATCGAGCTGAACAACAGCAGTTTCGACACGTTCATCCGCGAACTCGCCCCGGATATCGTCCTGTTCGACCAATTCATGATGGAAGAGCAGTTCGGCTGGCGCGTCGAGAAACACTGCCCCGACGCCCTGCGCGTGCTCGAAACCTCCGACCTGCAAAGCCTGCGACATGCCCGGCATCAGCGCCTCAAAGACCGTTTGAAGACCAGCGCCGACGAAAACGATTTCAGCGATCTGTTCGCGCCGGCGTTGCGCGAAGAATTCGAATTGATGGCGGGCACCGACCTGGCCAAACGCGAGATTGCCGCGCTGTACCGCTGCGACCTGAGCCTGATGATTTCCCCGGTGGAAATCGAGTTGCTGGTCGAGCAGTTCAAAATGCCACGGGAGCTGCTGCACTGGTGCCCGTTGATGCCAGCGATGCCAACAACCGCGCACCCGGCGTTCGAGGCACGTACGCACTTTCTGAGCATTGGCAACTTCCGCCATGCGCCGAACTGGGACGCGGTGCTCTGGATGAAAACCACCGTGTGGCCGCTGATTCGCCAGCAATTGCCCGGCGCGCAATTGCATTTATATGGCGCCTACACCCCGCCGAAAGCCACCGCGCTGCACAACCCGGCGCAAGGCTTTCATGTGATGAACTGGGCGGAAGATGCCTTGCAAGTGATGTCGGCGGCGCGCGTTTGCCTGGCGCCGCTGCGTTTCGGCGCCGGGATCAAGGGCAAAATCGTCGATGCGATGCTCTGCGGCACGCCAACCGTGACCACGCCGATTGGCGCTGAAGGCATGAGCGATGGTCTGCTGCCATGGCCCGGTGTGATTGGCGAATCCGCAGAAGCCATCGCCGCTGCGGCCGTCGCGTTGTATCAGGACCAGGTTTTGTGGACCGAGGCGCAACAGCATGGTGATCAGTTGCTCGCCGCGCAATACCGGCAATCGGTGCACGGCCCGGCGCTGATCGAACGGCTGCAGGCCTGCCGTCGCGACTTGGCCGCGCGGCGTCGCGACAACTTCACCGGCGCCATGCTTCGGCACCACGCGCATAAAAGCACGCAGTACATGTCGCAATGGATCGAGGCGAAAACTCGACACAGCGCGTCAGACGTTTCCGAATCTCGCGGTTAA
- a CDS encoding response regulator, which produces MSAEASIILVVEDDAIVRMLIVDVLEELEFKVLEADGSEEALTFLNDEDQYIDLMMTDVGLPGMDGRELAKQARILRPELPILFASGYAESIDVPSGMQVIGKPFSIDQLRDKVRGMLA; this is translated from the coding sequence ATGTCCGCCGAAGCGTCCATCATCCTTGTCGTCGAAGACGATGCCATCGTGCGCATGCTGATCGTCGATGTCCTGGAAGAACTTGAATTCAAGGTGCTGGAGGCGGACGGCAGCGAAGAGGCCCTGACGTTCCTCAATGATGAAGACCAATACATCGACCTGATGATGACCGACGTCGGCCTGCCGGGCATGGACGGCCGCGAACTGGCCAAGCAAGCACGGATACTGCGCCCGGAACTGCCGATCCTGTTTGCCAGCGGTTACGCCGAAAGCATCGACGTGCCGTCCGGCATGCAAGTAATTGGCAAGCCGTTCTCGATCGACCAACTGCGCGACAAGGTTCGCGGCATGCTCGCCTGA